A genomic stretch from Sphingobacterium sp. ML3W includes:
- a CDS encoding RNA polymerase sigma-70 factor produces MKNTKSYQYQELLPLIQQGDQRAFSVLYDLFAPDLTSFIAKKISSREIAEDILHDLFISVWKNRALIAEIESLPAYLFSSCRYLVLAHYRKEMKIQITQGIEHLEFEDQSIPIEDRLYYRYIIDIVAKEVENLPQKCQEVFKLSREYYMSNKEIAIKLGISESTVEKHINKAIRHLRTATGNLFHFILFF; encoded by the coding sequence ATGAAAAACACCAAATCATACCAATACCAAGAACTTCTCCCCCTTATACAGCAAGGGGATCAGCGAGCTTTTTCGGTATTATATGATTTATTTGCCCCCGATCTGACTTCTTTTATAGCAAAAAAAATCAGCAGTCGTGAAATCGCTGAGGATATCCTACATGACCTTTTTATTTCAGTATGGAAAAATAGGGCTTTAATTGCAGAAATAGAGTCTCTTCCGGCTTATCTATTTAGTTCTTGCCGCTATTTGGTGCTTGCCCATTACCGCAAAGAGATGAAAATACAGATTACCCAAGGCATTGAACATCTTGAGTTTGAAGATCAATCCATACCAATCGAGGATCGACTTTATTACCGTTACATCATCGACATTGTTGCCAAAGAAGTAGAAAATCTTCCTCAAAAATGTCAGGAAGTATTCAAGTTGAGCCGCGAATATTATATGAGTAACAAAGAGATTGCTATAAAATTAGGAATCAGTGAATCCACTGTAGAAAAACATATCAACAAGGCTATTCGCCATTTACGCACCGCAACAGGTAATCTATTTCACTTTATCTTATTCTTTTAG